GGGGCGTTCATCGACTCGGTGCTGGACTTGGTGGACGCGTTCTACGGCGATGTCGTGCAGTACCTGAAGGCCTGGTCCGCAGCGCCTCCACGGATGCGGGAGGCAGAGCCTGAGCCGGTCCAGCCGGTAGCGCTATCCTCCACGTCGTTGTCCTCGCAGGACGGAGCCGAACCAGCCGCGGATCCGTCACCAATCGTGGCGGGGGAGGGCGGCCGCGAGCAGTCTGAGAAGTCGAACTGAACTGGTCACTCAAAGCCCGCTGCGGGACGCGAGACGGGAATCGAGTTGCGCACGGGCGCGGCAGTAAAGGCGGCGAATTGCCCTACGTCGCCTGACACCCCGGACACCAGTACGTCGACCGCTCCTTGCCCGGCTCCCCGTCCTCAGCTCGCCGGATCTTGGCACCGCACCGGCGACACGGCTGGTCGCGGCGGCCGTACACCCACAGCCGCTGGCCGCGGCGCGCGATGCCGGTGGTGGTGCGCTCGCCGCGGAGCTTGTTGGCCTCGAGCATCCGTTGGGAGAGCACGAGCATCTTGCGCAGCTTCGCGTCGTCGAGCTGACCGACGGGGGTGTGCGGGTGGACACCGGAGACGAAGCAGATCTCGGACTTGAAGACGTTGCCGACGCCCGCGAGGACGCGCTGGTCGAGGAGCACCTCGGCGATCGCGCGGTCCTGATCGGTCCCGCGCATCCGGCGCAGCGCCTCGTCGACGTCCCAGTCGGGGCCGAGGAGGTCAGGGCCGAGGTGGCCGACGAAGGTGTCCTCCTCGGCCGTGGGGGCGAGGTCGACGACGCCGAGCTCGAAGCCCAGCGCGTCGATGCGGTCGGCTGCATCGCGTTCACCGACTGCGAGGCGCACGCGCAGCAGGTGCGTCGGGCGGCGCCACTTGTCGCCCGGCCGCTGCACCTGCCAGATGCCCTCCATCTTCAGGTGCGTGTGCAGGGTCAGCGGGGGAGAGTCGCCAGCCGCGGAGAAGCGGGTAAGCAAGTGCTTGCCACGGGGGATCGTGCCCAGCACGGTGCGACCCGCCAGGTCGACGGTCGCGTAGGCCGGCACGCGGAAGTCCGAGAGCGTGAGCACCCGTCCGGTCAGGGCCTCGTCGAGCTCGCGCGCGGCGCGATAGACGGTGTCGCCCTCAGGCACTGCCGCCCCCGGTCCACCCCGTCCCGGACTCGCGCAACCGCAGGCCACGCGGGGTGACCACGAAGCCGTTCTCCGCCAGGGCATCGCGCAACCGCGCCGCCGGACCGTCGCCGGCCAGCAGCGAGACGCCGTCCGCCCGCTCGACCGTCAGCCGGCCGAGGGCCCCGCGGCGTACGGCTGTGGCCAGCGACCGGACCGCCACACCCAGCGCGTCCTTGTCGAGCTCGCCGAAGGTCAGCAGCGTCTTGCCGCCGCGCTCGACGTAGAGCGCGAGCTCACCGTCCACGAGCACCACGAGTGCGCCCGCCTTGCGGCCGGGCCGGTGGCCGGGGCCGGTCGCGCCGTCACCGTCACCCTCGACAACGCGCTCGGGCCAGGCCAGCGCGGCGCCGTACGGGTTGGCGGGGTCGGTGGCGGCGAGTGCGACGCCGACCGGTGCCGTGCCTGGCTCCTCGCCCGGCGCTCGGGAGAACGTGCGCAGCCGGTCGACCGCGCCGGCGGGCCCGAACTGCGCGGCGCCGAGGCCCTCGACGAAGTACCCCCGCCGGCAGCGCCCGGTCTCCTCGAACGCCGCCAGCACCTTGTAGACCGCGGCGAACCCGCCCGGCACCCGCTCGGCCGCGACCGCACCGCGGGTGACGACGCCGTGGCGCTCGAGCAGCGCCTCGGTGACGGCGTGCGCCCGCCTGGTCGGGTCGCGGTCGAGCTCCGGCAGCAGGGTCCAGCGGCCGGCGGCGCCCTCGGGCAGGCTGCGCACCCCGCCGCGACCCGGCCGGCCCAGGCGTCCCGGTCGTCCGGCCCGGGCGCGCGGCGCCGGCGCCCGCGTGCGGTGGGTGCCGCGTCCGCCGACGAGCGAGCGCAGGGGAGCCAGCGTGTCGTTGCCGACGTGGCCGGCCCACATCAGGTCGTGCAGCGCGCGCAGCACGTCAGGATCACTGGCCTCGACCCGCGCCGAGAGCTGCGGGAAGAACCATGCACCACCGCCGGCGAGCGCCTCGAGCAGCGCCTCGTGGACGGGCGTCATCTCGACCTCGGTCGGCTCCGGCAGCGTCAAGTGCGCGGTGTCGGCGAGGTGCAACGAGACCCAACCGTCCTTGCCGCCGACTGCACCCTGACCGGCCCAGACGACCTCGCCCGTGGAGGTGAGCTCGTCGAGGTAGGCCGGCTGGTAGTCGTCGACCCGCGCCGGTAGCACCAGTGATTCCAGCGCGGACGCCGGCACGGCACACCCGGCCAGCTGCTCGACGGCAGCCAGCACGCCGTCGACCCCGCGAAGGCGGCTGCTGCCGGTGGCGCCGACCGACTGCCAGGCGGGGAGGAAGCGACCGAGCGCGGCCGGCTCGACCGGCTCGACCTCCTGGCGCAGCTTCGCCAACGACCGGCGGCGCAGTCGGCGCAGGACCTCGGCGTCACACCACTCCTCGCCGACGCCACCGGGGCGGAACTCGCCCTCCAGCACGCGCCCGGACGCCGCGAGGCGCAGCAGGGTCTGGCGGACGACCGCGACTCCGAGGCCGAGCCGCGTCGCGCACTCCGCGGCGGCGAACGGCCCGTGGGTGCGGGCGTAGCGGCCGACCAGGTCGCCGAGTGGGTCCTCGACCGACTCGGTGAACGCCGACGGCGTGCCGGGCGGCACCGGGACGCCGAGCCCATCGCGCAGCCGGCCGACGTCCTCGACGGTCGCCCAGCGCTCCTCGCCGGCGATGCGCACCTCCACGACGCGGCGGGCCGCGGCCAGCTCGGCGACCCAGGTGGCGGCGTCGGCTCCCTCGACCGCGCGCGCCGCGACCTCGTCGGTGGTCAGCGGGCCGAGCAGTCGCAGCAGGTCGGCGACACCCTCGGCGTCGCGGGCGCGACGGTCGGGCGCAAGCCGCTGGAGCTCGGCCTCGACCTCGACCAGCACCTCGGGGTCGAGCAGCTCGCGCAGCTCCGCACGCCCGAGCAGCTCGGCGAGCAGGCTCTGGTCGAGGGTCAGTGCGGCCGCGCGCCGCTCGGCGAGCGGGGAGTCGCCCTCGTAGAGGAACGCCGCGACATAGCCGAACAGCAGCGACCGCGCGAACGGCGAGGGCTGGTTGCCGGCGACCTCGACCACCCGCAGCGTGCGGTTGTCGAGGTCACGGTGGAGCGCGACGAGCGCCGGGACGTCGTACACGTCCTGCAGGCACTCGCGGACAGCCTCGAGCACGATGGGGAAGGACGGGTACTTCGACGCCACCTCGAGCAGCTGCGCCGAGCGCTGGCGCTGCTGCCACAGCGGCGAGCGGCGCCCGGGGTCACGACGGGGGAGCAGCAGTGCACGCGCGGCGCACTCGCGGAAGCGGGAGGCGAACAGCGCCGACCCACCGACCTCGGAGGTGACGATCTCCTCGATCTCGTCGGGGGCGAACATCACCAGCTCCGCACCCGGCGGCTCCGCGTCGGTGTCGGGCAGCCGCAGCACGATGCCGTCGTCGCTGGGGATCGCCTGGGCGTCGACGCCGTACCGCTCCCGCATCCGGGTCGCGATCGCCTGCGCCCACGGCGCGTGGACCGGCGTGCCGTAGGGCGAGTGCAGCACCAGCCGCCAGTCGCCCAGCTCATCGCGGAACCGCTCGAGCACCAGCGTCTTGTCGGTGGGTACGGCGCCGGTGGCCGCTGCCTGCTCGTGGACGAAGGTGACGAGATTGCCAGCGGCCCACTCATCCAGGCCGGACTCGCGGCAGCGCTTGCGCGCCGCGTCCGGGGCCAGCGCGGCGATCTCGCGGGTGAATGCGCCCACTGCCGCGCCGAGCTCGGCTGGACGACCGAGCTGGTCGCCCTTCCAGAACGGCAGTCGGCCCGGGACTCCGGGCGCGGGCGTGACGAGCACGCGATCGTGGGTGATGTCCTCGATGCGCCAGCTGGTCGCACCCAGGGCGAAGACGTCGCCGACGCGGGACTCGTAGACCATCTCCTCGTCCAGCTCGCCGACCCGGGCGCCGCCCTTGTCGGAGCCGGAGACGAGGAAGACGCCGAAGAGTCCGCGGTCGGGAATGGTGCCGCCGCTGGTGACCGCGAGCCGCTGCGCGCCCGGACGTCCGCTGAGGTTGTTGGCCACGCGGTCCCAGACGATGCGCGGGCGCAGCTCGGCAAACTCGTCGCTGGGGTAGCGGCCCGCGAGCAGGTCCAGGGTCGCGTCGTACGCCGAACGGGGGAGCCCGGCGAAGGACGCCGAGCGGCGTACGACGGCGTAGAGCTCGTCGACGTCCCAGTCCTCCATCGCGACCATCGCGACGACCTGCTGGGCGAGGACATCGAGCGGGTTGGCCGGGATGCGCAGCGACTCGATCGCACCGGCCCGCATGCGTTCGACTGCCACCGCGGTGGGCACGAGGTCGGCGCGGTGCTTGGGGAAAAGCACGCCGCGCGAGATCTCTCCGACCTGGTGGCCCGCGCGCCCCACGCGCTGCAGCGCTGAGGCGATGCTGGGCGGGCTCTCGACCTGGATCACCTGGTCGACCGCACCCATGTCGATGCCGAGCTCGAGGCTGGACGTCGCCACCACCGCGGGCAGCCGCCCCTGCTTGAGGTCGTCCTCGATGAGCGCGCGCTGCTCCTTGCTGACCGAGCCGTGGTGAGCGCGGGCGACCAGCGTCGGGGCGCCGTCGGCGCGGCCGGACTGCGCCATGATCTGCGCGGGCGGCCTGGGGTCGGCTTCGGTCGCGATGCCCGCGCGCTCGGCAGTGATCTCGTTGAACCGCGCCGTCAGTCGCTCGGCCAGCCGCCGGGAGTTGGCGAAGACGATCGTCGAGCGCGCCTCGCCGATGAGGTCGACGATGCGCTCCTCGACGTGGGGCCAGATCGAGCCGCTGCGCTCGTCCTCCTCGCCCGCGGCGCTGCCGAGCTCGCCGAGGTCCTCGACCGGTACGACGACCGAGAGGTCCCACTCCTTGGTCGAGGGCGGCGCCACGATCTCCACCGGCGCCTGGCCCCCGAGGAACCGTGCGACCTCCTCGATCGGTCGCACCGTCGCGGACAGACCGATGCGCTGAGCGGGTTTGTCGAGCAGCGCGTCGAGTCGCTCGAGCGTCAACGCGAGGTGGGCGCCGCGCTTGGTGCCGGCGACGGCGTGCACCTCGTCGAGCACGACCGTCTCGACACCGCGCAGGGTCTCGCGCGCCGCCGAGGTCAGCATGAGGAACAGCGACTCCGGCGTGGTGATCAGGATGTCCGGGGGAGCGGTCGCCAGCTTCCGTCGCTCCGCCGGCGGGGTGTCACCGGACCGGATGCCGACCCGCACCTCGGTCGCGGTCTCGCCAAGTCGCTCAGCGGTCTGGCGGATGCCGGTCAACGGAGCGCGCAGGTTGCGCTCGACGTCGACGGCCAGCGCCTTGAGCGGGGAGATGTAGAGCACCCGGCAGCGCTGCAGCTTCTCGGCCGGCGGCGGGGTGCTCAGCAGCTTGTCGATCGACCACAGGAACGCCGACAGCGTCTTGCCCGAACCCGTCGGCGCGACGACCAGCGCGTTGTCACCCGCCGCGATCGCCCGCCACGCACCCTCCTGCGCCGGGGTGGGCTCGGCGAAGGCCGCAGCGAACCACGTGCGCGTGGGTGCGGCGAAGAGGTCGAGGACGTCGCTCACGCCTTTGATACTGCCCGACGGCACCGACTGCGGGGTCTCGACTCCGCTGCGGTGATCGAGCGTCGGCGAGGGACGAGCCGGCGTATCGAGACCCCCGCGGGTCGGGTGGTGGGATCTCGATACACCCGGCTCGGCTGGCGCCTCGCCGTGGCACTCGATCACCTACAGGGAGCTCGGCTGGCGCCTCGCCGTGGCACTCGATCACCTACAGGGAGCTCGGCTGGCGCCTCGCCGTGGCACTCGATCACCTACAGGGAGCTCGGCTGGCGCCTCGCCGTGGCACTCGATCACCTACAGGGAGCTCGGCTGGCGCCTCGCCGTGGCACTCGATCACCTACAGGGAGCTCGGCTGGCGCCTCGCCGTGGCACTCGATCACCTACAGGGAGCTCGGCTGGCGCCTCGCCGTGGCACTCGATCACCTACCGGGAGCTCGACCGGCTACGGGACGTCGGTCTCCATGTCGCGGGTCCAGGCCGCCTTGGCGGCACGCCACTGTTCGTCGGTGTCGGGGTGGCGCCAGTACGGCGAGCAGGACAGGTCCTCACGGCTGACCACGCCGGTGCTCAGCAGGTGTCGGCGTACGGCGCGGGTGGCCTCCGCCTCCCCGTGGACGAACGCGCTACACCGGCCGACGGGAAGCGACAGGTCGGCGACGGTGCGGGCGAGCTGCTCGGCGTCGTACGGCGTGCCGGTGTGGACCCAGGTGACCGACAGGTCGCCGGGGGAGTCGAGCTTGAGCTCCTCCTCGGCGCCCGCGACCTCGATGACCGCGACGACCGGGACGCCCGCCGCCACGCGCTCGGCCGCACCCGCGATCGCCGGCAGCGCACTGGCGTCGCCGACGAGCAGGTGCCAGTCGGCAGCCGGGGCCGGCGACCAGTCGCCGGCCGGGCCGCGGAACTGCAGCGTGTCGCCGGGACGGGCGTGCAGCGCCCAACGTCCGGCGTACCCGACGTCGCCGTGGGTCACGATGTCGAGCGTCAGCTGCCGCGCGACCGGGTCCCACGCCCGGACCGTGATCCGGCGCGGGAAGGGTCGCTGCTCCCACGGGAGCTCACGGACCGCAGCGTCGTCGAACGGCGCGGTGTAGCCCGCCTCGGGCGGCAGGAAGAACCCGTTGACGTAGGAGTCCGCGCCACCCGGAGCGGCGAAACCGTCCAGACCCGGACCACCCAGGACGACCCGGATCAGGTGCGGGGTCAGCGCCTCGGTCGCCACGACCTCGCCGTGCATGGCTCTCCTCTGTTGAAGTTAGGCCGACCTTAGTCGAGTAGTCCAGCGGCGGGCGTAGGGTGCTCCGGTGACCACCAGCACGGGGGATCGGCCCGCGATGATCAGCGCCCGCGGACTGCGCAAGGAGTTCGGCTCTTTCACCGCCGTCGACGGGATCGACCTCGAGGTCCCCGCCGGGCAGGCGTTCGGCTTCCTCGGCCCCAATGGCGCCGGCAAGTCCTCCTCGATGCGCATGATCGCGGCCGTCTCGCCGATCTCCGGCGGAGAGCTGCGCGTGCTCGGCATGGACCCCGCCACCCACGGCCCGCAGATCCGCGCTCGGCTCGGTGTCTGCCCCCAGGACGACACCCTCGACGTCGAGCTCAACGTCCGCGACAACCTGCTCGTCTATGGCCGCTACTTCGGCCTGCCGCGCGGCGAGGTGCGCGACCGCGCCGACGAGCTGCTGGAGTTCGTGCAGCTGACCGAGAAGGCCAAGTCACGCGTCGAGGACCTCTCCGGCGGGATGAAGCGCCGCCTCACCATCGCGCGCAGCCTCATCAACCGCCCCGACCTGCTGCTGCTCGACGAGCCGACCACCGGCCTCGACCCGCAGGCGCGCCACGTCCTGTGGGACCGGCTGTTCCGGCTCAAGGCGCAGGGCGTCACGCTCGTGCTCACCACGCACTACATGGACGAGGCCGAGCAGCTGTGCGACCGGCTGGTGGTCATGGACAAGGGCCGCATCGTCGCCGACGGCTCGCCGCTGGAGCTGATCCGCTCGCACTCCACCCGCGAGGTCACCGAGCTGCGCTTCGGTGTCTCCGTCGACGGTGGGCACGACGCGCTGGCCGACCAGGTCGCCGACCTGGCCGACCGCGTCGAGGTGCTGCCCGACCGGCTGCTGCTCTACAGCGAGCACGGCGAGGAGACGCTGGCCTTGGTCCACGAGCGCGGTCTGCAGCCCGCGGCGGTGCTCGTGCGCCGCTCCACGCTGGAGGACGTGTTCCTCCACCTGACCGGACGCTCGCTGGTGGACTGATGAGCAGCATTCGCCCCACCGACACCACCGGCAGCACAGCCGAAGCCGTCCCCGTGCCGACGACCGGCCAGCTCGTCGCGCGCCAGCTCGACTACTGGGGCCGCGTCTACCTGCGCACCTGGCACGGCACGCTTGCCTCGTCGTTCCTCATGCCGTTGCTGTACGTCGTCGCGATCGGCGTCCTGCTCGGCGGCTACATCGACAGCGACCCCGCGCAGCTCGAGGGCGCTTCGTCGTACCTCGCCTTCGTCGTCCCCGGCATGATCGCCGGCCAGGTGATGACCGTCGGTGTCAGCGAGACCAGCTGGCCGGTCATGAGCGGCATCAAGTGGCAGAAGGTGTACGTCGGCCAGATCGCCACGCCGCTGACGGTGCCGTCGATCGTGCTGGCCCAGCTGGCCTTCGTCGGGTTCCGGCTCTTCGTCGCGGTCGCCGTCTTCCTGCTCGTCCTCGCGCCGTTCGGCGTGCTCGCGACCTGGTGGGGCGCGCTGCTCGCCGTACCCGTCCTCATCCTCGTCGGCCTCGCCTTCGCCGCGGTGTGCTTCGGGTTCACCGCCGGGCTGGACTCCGACACGACCCTGACGGTGATCTACCGCCTCGCGATCCTGCCGATGTTCCTCTTCTCCGGCGCCTTCTTCCCGGTCAGCCAGCTGCCGACCGCGCTGGAGTGGGCGGCCAAGGCCACACCCCTGTGGCACGGCGTCTCGCTGACCCGGATGCTCACCACCGACACCCTCGCCGGGGGCCAGGCGCTCGTGCACCTGGTCTACCTCGGCGCCCTCGCGGCGTTCGGCACCTGGTGGGCCGTGCGTCGCCTGACCGCGAAGCTGGTGGTCTGATGGCCGTCGCGGGCTACCTCGCCGCCAAGCGTCCCGAGCCCACCGTGCTGCCGCCGGCGGTCGGCACCGGGCTCGTCGTACGCCGCCACGTCCTGGCCATGCGCAACGTCTGGTGGATCTTCGCCACCGGCTTCCTCGAGCCGCTGCTCTACCTGCTCTCCATCGGCATCGGCGTCGGCGCGCTCGTCGGCGGCTTCGAGATCGGGGGCAAGGAGGTCGCGTACGCCGCCTTCGTCGCGCCCGGCATGCTCGCCGCCTCCGCCATGAATGGCGCGGTCATGGACTCGACGATGAACGTCTTCCATCGGCTGAAGTACGACAAGCTCTACGACCAGATGCTGTCGACGCCGCTGACCGCGGTGCAGGTCGCCGGCGGCCAGATTGGGTTCTCCCTGGCCCGCGGGGGGCTCTACTCCGCGGCGTTCCTCGCGATCATGGGCGCGCTCGGGTACGTCGAGTCGTGGTGGGGCGTGCTCGCGCTGCCGGCGACGCTGCTGGTCGGCTTCGCGTTCGCCGCCGTGGGCATGGCGGTCACGACGTTCATGCGGTCGTGGCAGGACCTCGAGCTCGTGCAGCTGGTCGTCATGCCGATGTTCATGTTCTCGGCGACGTTCTTCCCCGTCGACACCTTCGAGGGATGGCTGCGGGTCGTGGTGGAGTGCACGCCGCTCTACCGCGGCGTCGTGCTGTGCCGCGAGCTCACCACGGGCGTCCTCACCTGGGACTCCGCGATCTCGGTGGTCTACCTCGCGGCGATGGGGCTCGCGGGCCTGTGGGTATGCCGACGTCGGCTGACCACGCTGCTGCTGTCCTGACGTTCCGGTCCTGCGGGTGGCTCCGGTCACGCAGGCACTAGGTCCGTAGGGATCACGGGTTGGGGTGACACCCGGTGAGCCTGCGCGTAGGTGTGGGCCACGGAAGACAGTCTCTGGATTGCTGAGATCTAGAGAACAGGAAGTCATTCCGTGACCCACGACGACATTGTGTACGACAGGCGTGTGCGAGTGCTCGAGTACGCAGCGAGAATCAACAACGTGAGCGAGGCGTGCCGAGTGTTCGGCATCTCGCGCAAGACTTACTACGAGTGGGTCAACAAAGCCGAGCAGTACGGCCTCTCGGCACTGCTGCCGCGTGAGCGACGCCGTCCGCACATGCCGAACGCGATGTCCTCCGAAGAGGTCGCGGTGATCCTCTCCGAAGCGATCGCCAAGCCGACGCTGGGTCCGAAGTCGTTGCTTCGCCACCTCAGCAAGCGCGGTGTCGACCGGTCGGCCTCAGGCGTCGCGAAGGTCCTCAAGCGTCACAACCTGGGCACCGCCAAGCAGCGGATCATCGCGTTGGCCAGTCTGACTGCCACCGAAACCGGGCAGCTCACCGAGGCTGCCCTCGAGGGCCCCTTCGGGTTCTGCCAATACGCCTCCCGCCCGGGCCAGGTCGTAGCCCTGGATGCGTTCTACGTCGGGCGCCTCAAGGGCGTGGGTGCGGTGTGGCAGCTGACCGCGGTCGACATCGCCACCCGGATCGCGGTCGTCCAGCTCGTCGTGGGCGACAAGACAGCCGCCGTCACGGCGCTGCTCCTGGATCATCTGAAGAAGGCGCTGCGCAAGCACGGCATCACCCTCGAAGGGGTCCTGACCGACAACGGTCCAGAGTTCGTCGGCAAGGCGTTCCAAGCCCGCGTCGGCGAGCTCGGGCTGCATCATCACCGGATCCCGCCGAGGTCACCGAACCACAACGCGGTGTGCGAGAGGTTCCACGGAACCGTGCTCCACGAGTTCTACCGGCCCCACTTCCACCGAGGACGGGTCGAAGACATCGCGCTGCTCGACAGGGCCCTGCAGGCCTGGGTCGTCGACTACAACAACGAGCGCCCCAACCACGGCGACTACATGGCCGGCCGCACCCCGCTGCAAGTCAAGAAGGAACTCAAGCGCCGCATCCGGCAGACTGCTGCCTGACCGACCGGTCAAGCAACCCAGAGACACCGACCTGTCACCCCGACCCGTGCGCCGGAAGGTCTAGTCCGCAGCGTTCCGGGGAAGGGTGCCCGCGAGTGGCCGTAGCGGCCACGTGCGCGCCGACCCGGAAGGAACGATGAACGACGTGTCTGCCCTGGTCTCGACGGTGATGTTCGTCGTGGCCGGGGTCCTGCTCGTCGCTGTCGTCGCCGGGCTGTGGCGGGCCGCCAGGGGCCCCACGACGCGCGACCGGCTCACGGCCTTCGTCCTGCTCGGCACCACCGGAGCGGCGTTGTTCGCCGTCCTCGGCTCCGCCACCGAGACGGCGGCGCTCCGCGACGCAGCGCTCATCCTCGTCGCCCTGGCCACCGTCGTCACCGTCGTGCTGGCCCGGCCCGGACAGCAGCCCTCGGAGCGGTCGGAGCCGGAGCAGTGATCGCCGCCGCGGAGGCGGTCGCGAACGTCGCGGTGATCGTCCTGCTGGTGGCCGGCACCGGCTTCTTCGTCGTCGGGACCGTCGGGGTGCTCCGGTTCCCCGATCTGCCCACGCGCCTGCACGCGGTCGCCAAGGCCGACAGCCTCGGCCTCGGGTTGGTCACGGTGGGCCTGGTCGTGCACGCGGTCATCGACGGCGGCGGGCTCGGGGTCGCGGCCAAGCTCGTCCTGATCTGGCTCCTCGCGCTGCTCGGGACCGCCACCAACAGTCACCTGCTCGCCGTCGCCCCCGGCGAGGAGTGGGAGGACGAGCCGGAGGACGCGCCATGACCGGCACGGCCGGTGTCATCGACGTCGCGCTCGCCGGCGCGGTCCTGGTGGTGGCCGTAGCGGCCGTCGCTCTCCCGCGGCGTCCGGCTGCGGTGACGGCGTTCCTGGTCTTCGGGATCCTGCTCGCCGTCCTCTGGGCGCGACTGGGCGCACCCGACGTCGCGCTCGCCGAGGCCGCCCTCGGCGGCGGTGTGGCCGGGGCGCTGCTCGTCGACGCGCTCTCCTCGCCACCCGCCCCCGGCGTACGCCGCAGGTCGGGCTGGCTCGTGGGCGCGGCAGCGCTCGCCGGGGCGGTGGTCGTCGGCACGCTGGTCGCGATCGTGCGCACGCTCCCCGACAGCGCGGGTCCGGTGCCGGCCCTGGTGGACCAGGAGATCGGGGAGTCCGGAGCCACGCATCCGACCACCGCCGTGCTGCTCAACTTCCGCAGCTACGACACGCTGCTGGAGATCGCCGTCCTCGTCGTCGTGGTCGTGGCCGCGTCCGGAGTGGCACACGGCACCGCTCCCGTCCTCGGTCCGCCACCGCCCGTGCTGCACACGCTGGCCGTCCTGCTGCTGCCCGTGCTGGTGCTGCTGGCCGGGTGGCTGCTGGTGGCCGGGACCACGCGACCGGGCGGCGCCTTCCAGGCGGGTGCGGTCCTGGGAGCGGCGCTGGTGGTGGCACACCTGGCCGGCGTCCGCGGGGTGGACCTCGGAGGACCGACAGCAGCCGCCCTGGTGGCCGGGGGACTGCTCGTCTTCGTGGCGCTGGCGTTCGGCACTGCCGTGGCGGG
The nucleotide sequence above comes from Nocardioides massiliensis. Encoded proteins:
- a CDS encoding ABC transporter permease, translated to MAVAGYLAAKRPEPTVLPPAVGTGLVVRRHVLAMRNVWWIFATGFLEPLLYLLSIGIGVGALVGGFEIGGKEVAYAAFVAPGMLAASAMNGAVMDSTMNVFHRLKYDKLYDQMLSTPLTAVQVAGGQIGFSLARGGLYSAAFLAIMGALGYVESWWGVLALPATLLVGFAFAAVGMAVTTFMRSWQDLELVQLVVMPMFMFSATFFPVDTFEGWLRVVVECTPLYRGVVLCRELTTGVLTWDSAISVVYLAAMGLAGLWVCRRRLTTLLLS
- a CDS encoding ABC transporter permease, with protein sequence MSSIRPTDTTGSTAEAVPVPTTGQLVARQLDYWGRVYLRTWHGTLASSFLMPLLYVVAIGVLLGGYIDSDPAQLEGASSYLAFVVPGMIAGQVMTVGVSETSWPVMSGIKWQKVYVGQIATPLTVPSIVLAQLAFVGFRLFVAVAVFLLVLAPFGVLATWWGALLAVPVLILVGLAFAAVCFGFTAGLDSDTTLTVIYRLAILPMFLFSGAFFPVSQLPTALEWAAKATPLWHGVSLTRMLTTDTLAGGQALVHLVYLGALAAFGTWWAVRRLTAKLVV
- a CDS encoding DNA-formamidopyrimidine glycosylase family protein, whose product is MPEGDTVYRAARELDEALTGRVLTLSDFRVPAYATVDLAGRTVLGTIPRGKHLLTRFSAAGDSPPLTLHTHLKMEGIWQVQRPGDKWRRPTHLLRVRLAVGERDAADRIDALGFELGVVDLAPTAEEDTFVGHLGPDLLGPDWDVDEALRRMRGTDQDRAIAEVLLDQRVLAGVGNVFKSEICFVSGVHPHTPVGQLDDAKLRKMLVLSQRMLEANKLRGERTTTGIARRGQRLWVYGRRDQPCRRCGAKIRRAEDGEPGKERSTYWCPGCQAT
- a CDS encoding siderophore-interacting protein, whose product is MHGEVVATEALTPHLIRVVLGGPGLDGFAAPGGADSYVNGFFLPPEAGYTAPFDDAAVRELPWEQRPFPRRITVRAWDPVARQLTLDIVTHGDVGYAGRWALHARPGDTLQFRGPAGDWSPAPAADWHLLVGDASALPAIAGAAERVAAGVPVVAVIEVAGAEEELKLDSPGDLSVTWVHTGTPYDAEQLARTVADLSLPVGRCSAFVHGEAEATRAVRRHLLSTGVVSREDLSCSPYWRHPDTDEQWRAAKAAWTRDMETDVP
- a CDS encoding helix-turn-helix domain-containing protein → MRVLEYAARINNVSEACRVFGISRKTYYEWVNKAEQYGLSALLPRERRRPHMPNAMSSEEVAVILSEAIAKPTLGPKSLLRHLSKRGVDRSASGVAKVLKRHNLGTAKQRIIALASLTATETGQLTEAALEGPFGFCQYASRPGQVVALDAFYVGRLKGVGAVWQLTAVDIATRIAVVQLVVGDKTAAVTALLLDHLKKALRKHGITLEGVLTDNGPEFVGKAFQARVGELGLHHHRIPPRSPNHNAVCERFHGTVLHEFYRPHFHRGRVEDIALLDRALQAWVVDYNNERPNHGDYMAGRTPLQVKKELKRRIRQTAA
- a CDS encoding ABC transporter ATP-binding protein; this translates as MTTSTGDRPAMISARGLRKEFGSFTAVDGIDLEVPAGQAFGFLGPNGAGKSSSMRMIAAVSPISGGELRVLGMDPATHGPQIRARLGVCPQDDTLDVELNVRDNLLVYGRYFGLPRGEVRDRADELLEFVQLTEKAKSRVEDLSGGMKRRLTIARSLINRPDLLLLDEPTTGLDPQARHVLWDRLFRLKAQGVTLVLTTHYMDEAEQLCDRLVVMDKGRIVADGSPLELIRSHSTREVTELRFGVSVDGGHDALADQVADLADRVEVLPDRLLLYSEHGEETLALVHERGLQPAAVLVRRSTLEDVFLHLTGRSLVD
- a CDS encoding ATP-dependent helicase is translated as MKGVSDVLDLFAAPTRTWFAAAFAEPTPAQEGAWRAIAAGDNALVVAPTGSGKTLSAFLWSIDKLLSTPPPAEKLQRCRVLYISPLKALAVDVERNLRAPLTGIRQTAERLGETATEVRVGIRSGDTPPAERRKLATAPPDILITTPESLFLMLTSAARETLRGVETVVLDEVHAVAGTKRGAHLALTLERLDALLDKPAQRIGLSATVRPIEEVARFLGGQAPVEIVAPPSTKEWDLSVVVPVEDLGELGSAAGEEDERSGSIWPHVEERIVDLIGEARSTIVFANSRRLAERLTARFNEITAERAGIATEADPRPPAQIMAQSGRADGAPTLVARAHHGSVSKEQRALIEDDLKQGRLPAVVATSSLELGIDMGAVDQVIQVESPPSIASALQRVGRAGHQVGEISRGVLFPKHRADLVPTAVAVERMRAGAIESLRIPANPLDVLAQQVVAMVAMEDWDVDELYAVVRRSASFAGLPRSAYDATLDLLAGRYPSDEFAELRPRIVWDRVANNLSGRPGAQRLAVTSGGTIPDRGLFGVFLVSGSDKGGARVGELDEEMVYESRVGDVFALGATSWRIEDITHDRVLVTPAPGVPGRLPFWKGDQLGRPAELGAAVGAFTREIAALAPDAARKRCRESGLDEWAAGNLVTFVHEQAAATGAVPTDKTLVLERFRDELGDWRLVLHSPYGTPVHAPWAQAIATRMRERYGVDAQAIPSDDGIVLRLPDTDAEPPGAELVMFAPDEIEEIVTSEVGGSALFASRFRECAARALLLPRRDPGRRSPLWQQRQRSAQLLEVASKYPSFPIVLEAVRECLQDVYDVPALVALHRDLDNRTLRVVEVAGNQPSPFARSLLFGYVAAFLYEGDSPLAERRAAALTLDQSLLAELLGRAELRELLDPEVLVEVEAELQRLAPDRRARDAEGVADLLRLLGPLTTDEVAARAVEGADAATWVAELAAARRVVEVRIAGEERWATVEDVGRLRDGLGVPVPPGTPSAFTESVEDPLGDLVGRYARTHGPFAAAECATRLGLGVAVVRQTLLRLAASGRVLEGEFRPGGVGEEWCDAEVLRRLRRRSLAKLRQEVEPVEPAALGRFLPAWQSVGATGSSRLRGVDGVLAAVEQLAGCAVPASALESLVLPARVDDYQPAYLDELTSTGEVVWAGQGAVGGKDGWVSLHLADTAHLTLPEPTEVEMTPVHEALLEALAGGGAWFFPQLSARVEASDPDVLRALHDLMWAGHVGNDTLAPLRSLVGGRGTHRTRAPAPRARAGRPGRLGRPGRGGVRSLPEGAAGRWTLLPELDRDPTRRAHAVTEALLERHGVVTRGAVAAERVPGGFAAVYKVLAAFEETGRCRRGYFVEGLGAAQFGPAGAVDRLRTFSRAPGEEPGTAPVGVALAATDPANPYGAALAWPERVVEGDGDGATGPGHRPGRKAGALVVLVDGELALYVERGGKTLLTFGELDKDALGVAVRSLATAVRRGALGRLTVERADGVSLLAGDGPAARLRDALAENGFVVTPRGLRLRESGTGWTGGGSA